The following are encoded together in the Xanthobacter autotrophicus Py2 genome:
- a CDS encoding import inner membrane translocase subunit Tim44 (PFAM: import inner membrane translocase subunit Tim44~KEGG: mlo:mll7160 hypothetical protein), which translates to MSMFRKGTVLAALAVAGALTLVVADHADARQGGSFGSRGTRTYQTPASTPTAPGTVAPVQRSITSPQTAPSSAARPQTAAQRPSMFGNGFAGSLMRGLLIGGLIGMLMGQGLGGLAGILGLLLQVGLVVAGVMLVMRLLRRSQPVPAGAGAGGGYGGPRPAARGDWRAASAPPAGSGRPPGVQDEIGVTPADLDAFERLLGIIQGAVSREDQAELRANTTPEMFGYLADELRENAERGLRNQVSDVKLLQGDVAEAWREGNREYATVAMRYASRDVMLDRASGKVVSGAAGIGESTEVWTFVRDRIAGPTGGAAGLWRLSAIQGA; encoded by the coding sequence ATGTCCATGTTTCGCAAAGGGACGGTTCTGGCGGCGCTGGCCGTCGCGGGTGCGCTGACCCTCGTCGTCGCGGACCATGCGGATGCGCGCCAAGGCGGCTCCTTCGGTAGCCGGGGAACCCGAACCTACCAGACCCCGGCCTCGACCCCCACGGCGCCGGGCACGGTGGCGCCAGTGCAGCGCTCCATCACTTCGCCGCAGACGGCGCCGTCCAGCGCGGCCCGGCCGCAGACGGCCGCTCAGCGGCCCTCCATGTTCGGCAACGGCTTCGCCGGCTCGCTCATGCGCGGCCTGCTCATCGGCGGTCTCATCGGCATGCTGATGGGGCAGGGGCTCGGCGGGCTTGCTGGTATCCTGGGGCTGTTGCTTCAGGTCGGCCTCGTCGTGGCCGGCGTGATGCTGGTGATGCGCCTGCTGCGCCGCTCGCAGCCGGTTCCTGCCGGTGCGGGAGCGGGTGGCGGCTATGGCGGACCGCGTCCCGCGGCGCGCGGTGACTGGCGCGCTGCCAGCGCTCCGCCGGCCGGCAGCGGGCGTCCGCCCGGCGTGCAGGACGAGATCGGCGTCACCCCGGCTGACCTCGATGCCTTCGAGCGCCTGCTCGGCATCATCCAGGGTGCGGTGAGTCGGGAGGATCAGGCCGAGCTTCGCGCGAACACCACCCCGGAGATGTTCGGCTATCTCGCCGACGAACTGCGGGAGAATGCCGAGCGCGGGCTGCGCAACCAGGTCTCCGACGTGAAGCTGCTTCAGGGCGACGTGGCCGAGGCGTGGCGCGAAGGCAATCGCGAGTACGCCACCGTTGCCATGCGCTATGCCAGCCGCGACGTGATGCTGGACCGCGCCAGCGGCAAGGTCGTCTCCGGCGCCGCGGGCATCGGGGAAAGCACCGAGGTGTGGACCTTCGTGCGTGACCGCATCGCGGGCCCGACCGGCGGGGCAGCCGGGCTTTGGCGCCTCAGCGCCATCCAGGGCGCCTGA
- a CDS encoding ABC transporter related (PFAM: ABC transporter related~SMART: AAA ATPase~KEGG: ABC transporter, ATP-binding protein; K01990 ABC-2   type transport system ATP-binding protein), translated as MSAPATRDSSMIATPGASTSVITVSGLGKTYATGHVALKDVSLDIRRGEIFALLGPNGAGKTTLISIICGLVNATAGTVEVAGYDIVTDYRAARSRIGLVPQELTTDSFESVWATVSFSRGLFGRKANPAYIEKVLRSLSLWDKKDARIMTLSGGMKRRVLIAKALSHEPEVLFLDEPSAGVDVELRRDMWRLVRELRDEGVTIILTTHYLEEAEEMADRVGVIAKGELILVEEKATLMRKLGKKQLTVELTTPLAALPQALADFGLALSDDGTRLTYTYATNREGDDDGLSIAGLLAALSSEGIAFKDLHTEQSSLEDIFVSLVRREP; from the coding sequence ATGAGCGCTCCTGCGACCCGCGACTCTTCCATGATCGCCACCCCCGGCGCCTCCACCAGCGTCATCACCGTTTCCGGCCTCGGCAAGACCTACGCGACCGGCCACGTCGCGCTGAAGGATGTCAGCCTCGACATCCGGCGCGGCGAGATCTTCGCTTTGCTCGGACCCAACGGCGCGGGCAAAACCACCCTCATCTCCATCATCTGCGGTCTCGTGAATGCCACAGCCGGCACGGTGGAGGTTGCCGGATACGATATCGTCACGGACTATCGCGCGGCGCGCTCCCGCATCGGTCTGGTGCCGCAGGAGCTGACCACCGATTCGTTCGAGAGCGTGTGGGCGACGGTCAGCTTCTCGCGCGGCCTGTTCGGCCGGAAGGCGAACCCCGCTTATATCGAGAAGGTGCTGCGCAGCCTGTCCCTGTGGGACAAGAAAGATGCCCGCATCATGACGCTCTCGGGCGGCATGAAGCGGCGCGTGCTCATCGCCAAGGCGCTGTCCCACGAGCCGGAGGTGTTGTTCCTCGACGAACCGTCCGCCGGCGTGGACGTGGAACTGCGCCGCGACATGTGGCGCCTCGTCCGTGAACTGCGCGACGAGGGCGTCACCATCATCCTCACCACCCACTATCTGGAGGAGGCCGAGGAGATGGCCGACCGGGTTGGGGTGATCGCGAAGGGCGAGCTGATCCTGGTGGAGGAAAAGGCGACGCTTATGCGCAAGCTGGGCAAGAAGCAGCTCACCGTCGAGCTGACCACGCCGCTCGCCGCCCTGCCGCAGGCTTTGGCGGACTTCGGGCTCGCCCTGTCGGACGACGGCACCCGCCTCACCTACACCTACGCGACCAACCGCGAGGGGGACGACGACGGCCTCTCCATCGCCGGCCTGCTGGCCGCCCTCTCGTCGGAGGGCATCGCCTTCAAGGATCTCCATACGGAGCAAAGCTCCCTCGAAGACATCTTCGTGAGCCTGGTGAGGCGCGAGCCGTGA
- a CDS encoding ABC-2 type transporter (PFAM: ABC-2 type transporter~KEGG: bja:blr6578 ABC transporter permease protein) gives MNLQAIAAIYGFEMNRTRRTLGQSVVSPVLSTSLYFVVFGSAIGPRMAEVGGVAYGAFIVPGLMMLTLLTQSISNAAFAIYFPRFTGTIYELLSAPVSPFEIVAGYVGAAATKSTVLGLIILATASLFVPLEIRHPVWLLAFLVLTAVTFSLFGFIIGIWADGFERLQVIPMLVITPLTFLGGTFYSLDMLPPVWRTVTLFNPVVYLVSGFRWSFFGHSDVRVEVSFAMTLAFLAVCLVTVRWMFRTGYRLKS, from the coding sequence GTGAACCTGCAAGCCATCGCCGCCATCTACGGCTTCGAGATGAACCGCACCCGGCGCACGCTGGGGCAGAGCGTGGTCTCGCCGGTTTTGTCCACCTCGCTGTATTTCGTGGTGTTCGGCTCGGCCATCGGCCCGCGCATGGCGGAGGTGGGGGGCGTCGCCTACGGCGCCTTCATCGTGCCGGGGCTGATGATGCTGACCCTGCTCACGCAGTCCATCAGCAACGCGGCCTTTGCCATCTACTTCCCGCGATTCACCGGCACCATCTACGAGCTGTTGTCGGCGCCGGTCTCGCCGTTCGAGATCGTGGCGGGCTATGTGGGGGCGGCGGCCACCAAGTCCACGGTGCTGGGGCTGATCATCCTCGCCACCGCCTCGCTGTTCGTGCCGCTGGAGATCCGCCATCCGGTGTGGCTGCTGGCGTTTCTGGTGCTGACGGCGGTCACCTTCTCCCTGTTCGGCTTCATCATCGGCATCTGGGCCGACGGATTTGAGCGGCTGCAGGTCATCCCCATGCTGGTGATCACGCCGCTGACCTTCCTCGGCGGCACCTTCTACTCGCTGGACATGCTGCCCCCGGTGTGGCGGACAGTGACCCTGTTCAACCCGGTGGTCTATCTGGTCTCCGGCTTCCGCTGGAGCTTCTTCGGCCATTCGGACGTGCGGGTGGAGGTGAGCTTCGCCATGACGCTCGCCTTCCTCGCCGTGTGCCTCGTCACCGTGCGCTGGATGTTCCGTACCGGCTACCGGCTGAAGAGCTGA
- a CDS encoding transcriptional regulator, MarR family (PFAM: regulatory protein MarR~KEGG: reu:Reut_A3276 regulatory protein, MarR) has protein sequence MNDKAPSLAPAPGDGKRGTHGYLGYLLRQAATAHRQRMEKALSGLGLTAPQFTVMTMVEAYPGLSGADLARLALVTPQTVSVILANLERADLVRRTPHAVHGRILEVVLTEAGRALLVDARARVHALEPDLQADLTPEAEDAVRRWLVAVAQLAP, from the coding sequence ATGAACGACAAGGCACCATCTCTTGCCCCGGCACCCGGCGACGGCAAGCGCGGGACGCACGGCTATCTGGGCTACCTCTTACGCCAGGCCGCCACGGCTCATCGCCAGCGCATGGAGAAGGCGCTCTCGGGCCTTGGGCTGACCGCGCCGCAATTCACAGTCATGACGATGGTGGAGGCCTATCCAGGCTTGAGCGGCGCGGACCTCGCGCGCCTTGCCCTCGTCACGCCGCAGACAGTCAGCGTGATTCTTGCCAATCTCGAGCGGGCGGACTTGGTGCGCCGGACGCCTCACGCCGTGCATGGACGCATCCTCGAAGTTGTGCTCACCGAAGCTGGCCGCGCGCTGCTTGTCGATGCGCGGGCGCGGGTCCATGCTCTGGAGCCCGACCTGCAAGCGGACCTGACCCCCGAAGCGGAAGACGCAGTGCGTCGCTGGCTCGTGGCCGTGGCGCAGCTTGCCCCGTAG
- a CDS encoding alkylhydroperoxidase like protein, AhpD family (TIGRFAM: alkylhydroperoxidase like protein, AhpD family~PFAM: Carboxymuconolactone decarboxylase~KEGG: reu:Reut_A3275 alkylhydroperoxidase AhpD core) translates to MADPLSRPTYKAFTERAPDVYAGLSALTKAVDASGLDKGLTELVKLRASQINGCAFCLKFHLGVARKAGVSQDKLDLLAAWRDAPAFSARERAALAYAEDLTQLEAEAASDAAWAALLKEFSEDEAVFLTVTIASINAWNRIGIALRFAPPA, encoded by the coding sequence ATGGCCGATCCGCTTTCCCGCCCCACCTACAAGGCCTTCACCGAGCGTGCCCCGGATGTCTATGCGGGGCTGTCCGCCCTCACCAAGGCGGTGGACGCCTCGGGCCTCGACAAGGGGCTGACCGAGCTGGTGAAGCTGCGCGCCTCCCAGATCAACGGATGCGCCTTCTGCCTGAAGTTCCATCTGGGGGTGGCGCGCAAGGCTGGCGTGTCGCAGGACAAGCTCGACCTGCTGGCGGCCTGGCGGGATGCACCGGCGTTCTCGGCGCGGGAGCGTGCGGCGCTGGCCTATGCGGAAGACCTGACGCAGCTTGAGGCGGAAGCTGCCTCCGATGCGGCCTGGGCGGCGCTTTTGAAGGAATTCTCGGAGGACGAGGCGGTCTTCCTGACGGTGACCATCGCCTCCATCAACGCCTGGAACCGCATCGGCATCGCCTTGCGCTTCGCGCCGCCAGCCTGA